GTTGCCATTAATATTGACAGTTCCCGAAATCTGAACTTCAGACTTATCCCAACTGCTGATTCGTATCAATTGTGGATAATCAAACTTTAAGGATAGATTTTGATTTTTATCGGTAGAAAAACTTTTATTAATCGCTGTTTGTGCTGCAGTAAGACCGAAAACGAAACTTACTGCAAGAGTTAATAGCGTTCTCATTTCGCTCTTAAATAAACTTTACTGTAATCGGAACGAACTTCGATATTAGTACCGCCACCATTCACTTTTCCAATCAATTCATCACCTTGACGTATCAAACCATCTTTCTTTTCAACATCAATCTTAAAATCCGGAGACATATAAATTTCACCATACGAAGTTGTTGTTTTCAAATTAGCTTTCACCGATTTAGGAAGTGTAACATCAGTAAGACCGTACACCGAAATAATAGACAAAGGACCTTTTGTATTTTGGCTAAAAACCGCTTCTACATTACCATAAATAGATTTTACCGTTGCAGGACCTGTAATGTTTTCCAGCTTAATATTGTTATAAGTGGTTGAGATTTCAATTTCATTCTGAATATTTTTGAAAACTATGTCCCCACCATATTGCGATTGATGTTTAAAAGAAACAATAACGTTTTCTGGAACTAAGATTTTTACATCCGGAAAAGACATTTTTTTCAACGAATTCACTTCCATCATACCGTCTTTTTCACTTACATTAATTCCAAGCCCAGTATTGTCTACAAGCCCTAAAGAATTAATGATTTGCAGGCCCTCCGCACGCTTATCTTCTTCAGCATCTTCTCCTTTAACCGAAAAAATGATTTCGCTCCCCTTGTAACCTTCCACCGTTACTTGACCTAGATTAAGGAGCAGCTTGCCTTTACTTTTTTTGATTTTATACGTTTTAGAAATCTCTTGTGAAGAATTAATTTGCTCAGTATCTTCTTGTGCGTGTACAGAAAGCGTGATCAAAGCAAATAAGATTAAATATATCTTTTTCATAGGTAGATTTTTATTGTTTTTTAATTGCCATATGTTATCGCTATACCTTCACACGTGTTTATGTTTCCAAATAATGGCGATTTCATAATGTTTAATTTGTTAATAATTTATTTGTTTATATATAAAAGCTTTTAATATCTCATTAAAACTGCGTATGCTTCGTCCTTCACGAACACTGCCGTTGTAGGATTCAGAGTAAGTTCTCTAAGTTTTGCATTAACTTCACCGTGAAGCTGGGATGGATTTTTCTCAGTTAAAATCGCAATAAGTTCTTTTTGTACAAGAGGGTCATCCTGATTGAGAAAAATCTGTCGAATATTTTTACCAACCTCTGCATCTTCAATATGTACAGACAAAGCGTCAACAGCAGCCAATCTTACATTTGTACTTTCGTCTGAAAGGGCTTTTTCCGACAAAACATTGATAATTTTTTCATCGGAAACTGAAAAACGCTTCAGTAAATCAATTCCTCGTAACCTTGAACTTGCAGAATGCTGATTATTAATCAATTCTAAAGCTTTCAGTTCATCAAAACTACTTTCACCTGCAAGTTTTTCATTCTGAACAAGATTTTCAGTTTTTACTATTTTCTTTGAATTATCTGAATAGTTTTTTGTGAAAACTTCGCCTGTATTCTGTTGTACTACAACCTCTGTTTTCAACGTTTCTAAATCATTTTTTTGATTTAAAACATCATTTTCATTTTCCTTAAATTTTTCATGAACCGCAATCATAGGTTTTTCACCTTCTCTTTGATTCCAAAAAGTATAAAGTCCGACGCTGAAAATCACCGCCACTGAAGCTGCTACGCTCCATTTTTTCCATGAAAATAAGGGAACTGTTTTTTCTACAGAAATTGTT
The sequence above is a segment of the Chryseobacterium turcicum genome. Coding sequences within it:
- a CDS encoding DUF4097 family beta strand repeat-containing protein, coding for MKKIYLILFALITLSVHAQEDTEQINSSQEISKTYKIKKSKGKLLLNLGQVTVEGYKGSEIIFSVKGEDAEEDKRAEGLQIINSLGLVDNTGLGINVSEKDGMMEVNSLKKMSFPDVKILVPENVIVSFKHQSQYGGDIVFKNIQNEIEISTTYNNIKLENITGPATVKSIYGNVEAVFSQNTKGPLSIISVYGLTDVTLPKSVKANLKTTTSYGEIYMSPDFKIDVEKKDGLIRQGDELIGKVNGGGTNIEVRSDYSKVYLRAK
- a CDS encoding HEAT repeat domain-containing protein, translating into MKDPLKKYIQDHREEFDTLEAPDEMFDKIMSRLNEPTISVEKTVPLFSWKKWSVAASVAVIFSVGLYTFWNQREGEKPMIAVHEKFKENENDVLNQKNDLETLKTEVVVQQNTGEVFTKNYSDNSKKIVKTENLVQNEKLAGESSFDELKALELINNQHSASSRLRGIDLLKRFSVSDEKIINVLSEKALSDESTNVRLAAVDALSVHIEDAEVGKNIRQIFLNQDDPLVQKELIAILTEKNPSQLHGEVNAKLRELTLNPTTAVFVKDEAYAVLMRY